The following are encoded in a window of Bradyrhizobium guangdongense genomic DNA:
- the accD gene encoding acetyl-CoA carboxylase, carboxyltransferase subunit beta gives MNWLTNVVRPKIRNMLRRETPENLWIKCPDSGQLVFYKDVEANQFVIPGSNYHMRMGAVARLKSIFDNETWFDIALPEVTPDPLKFRDEKKYADRIKDARARTNLNDAVKVGYGKLEGAGVVVAVQDFDFMGGSLGMAAGEAIVRGMELAVEKKSPFIVFAASGGARMQEGILSLMQMPRTTVAVQMLREAKLPYIVVLTNPTTGGVTASYAMLGDVQIAEPGALIGFAGARVIEQTIREKLPEGFQRAEYLKEHGMVDMVVHRHELRPTLARLCRLLTKAPALESASKPAQAVTSPAQIVSAPETAPAAPHA, from the coding sequence ATGAACTGGCTTACCAATGTGGTCCGGCCGAAGATCCGCAACATGCTGCGGCGGGAGACGCCGGAGAATCTGTGGATCAAGTGCCCGGATTCCGGACAGCTCGTGTTCTACAAGGACGTCGAGGCCAACCAGTTCGTCATTCCCGGCTCGAACTACCACATGCGCATGGGCGCGGTGGCGCGGCTGAAGTCGATCTTCGACAATGAGACCTGGTTCGACATCGCGCTGCCCGAGGTCACGCCCGATCCGCTCAAGTTCCGTGACGAGAAGAAATACGCCGATCGCATCAAGGACGCGCGGGCACGCACGAACCTCAATGACGCGGTCAAGGTCGGCTACGGCAAGCTCGAAGGTGCCGGCGTCGTCGTCGCCGTGCAGGATTTCGACTTCATGGGCGGCTCGCTCGGCATGGCCGCGGGCGAAGCCATCGTGCGCGGGATGGAGCTTGCGGTCGAGAAGAAGTCGCCGTTCATCGTGTTCGCCGCGTCGGGCGGCGCGCGCATGCAGGAAGGCATCCTGTCGCTGATGCAGATGCCGCGCACCACGGTCGCGGTGCAGATGCTGCGCGAGGCCAAGCTGCCCTACATCGTCGTGCTGACCAATCCCACCACCGGCGGCGTCACCGCGTCCTATGCGATGCTCGGCGACGTGCAGATCGCCGAGCCCGGCGCGCTGATCGGCTTCGCCGGCGCCCGCGTGATCGAGCAGACCATCCGCGAGAAGCTGCCCGAAGGCTTCCAGCGCGCCGAATATCTGAAAGAGCACGGCATGGTCGACATGGTCGTGCATCGCCACGAACTGCGTCCGACGCTGGCGCGGCTCTGCCGCCTGCTGACCAAGGCACCGGCGCTCGAGAGCGCGTCGAAGCCGGCGCAGGCCGTCACCAGTCCGGCACAGATCGTATCGGCCCCCGAAACGGCGCCGGCTGCGCCTCACGCGTGA
- the trxA gene encoding thioredoxin: MAVGKVSDSDFEAEVLKANGPVVVDFWAEWCGPCRMIAPALDEIAGAMGDKVKIVKLNVDESPKTASKYGVMSIPTLMIFKGGEMASRQVGAAPKAKLQQWITSAV; this comes from the coding sequence ATGGCCGTTGGCAAGGTTTCCGACAGCGATTTCGAAGCCGAAGTGCTCAAGGCGAACGGCCCCGTGGTCGTCGATTTCTGGGCCGAATGGTGCGGCCCCTGCCGCATGATCGCGCCCGCCCTCGACGAGATCGCCGGCGCGATGGGCGACAAGGTCAAGATCGTGAAGCTCAACGTCGATGAGAGCCCGAAGACCGCCTCGAAATACGGCGTGATGTCGATCCCGACCCTGATGATCTTCAAGGGTGGCGAGATGGCCTCCCGCCAGGTCGGCGCCGCGCCGAAGGCGAAGCTGCAGCAGTGGATCACCTCTGCGGTCTGA
- a CDS encoding bifunctional folylpolyglutamate synthase/dihydrofolate synthase, translated as MNASPDSTKSPLDAVIGRLSVLHQKRIDLGLERMHRLLERLGHPERKLPPVIHVAGTNGKGSTVAYLRATLEAAGLRVHAYTSPYLVRINECFRLGRVGGGVLVSDDELRAALEEVERVNAGEPATLFELKTAASFLLFAQNPADAVLLEVGLGGRLDSTNVVDAPAACVITPISMDHMDFLGDTLASIAAEKAAIIKRGVPVVCAEQRGEAMAVIEAEARRMRAPLLAANESWHVNVERGRLVYSDDRGLMDLAAPRLFGRHQFDNAGLAIATLRAVPTFKVNQAAFEAGIVGAEWPARMQRLTSGELLSWGPQGSEIWLDGGHNAEGGRVAAAALGDLEERVSRPLVVIAGMMANKDAQAFLANFAGLTRHIVAVPIPDTENAMPVDRLADAVRSLGMRVEIAPGIEAALRALSRLAYEVPPRILITGSLYLAGHVLGLNGTPPA; from the coding sequence GTGAACGCCTCTCCCGACAGCACAAAGTCGCCGCTCGACGCAGTGATCGGGCGGTTGTCGGTCCTGCATCAGAAGCGCATCGATCTCGGGCTGGAGCGGATGCATCGCCTGCTCGAGCGGCTCGGCCATCCCGAGCGCAAGCTGCCGCCGGTGATCCACGTCGCCGGAACCAACGGCAAGGGCTCCACGGTGGCTTACTTGCGCGCCACGCTGGAGGCCGCCGGCTTGCGCGTCCACGCCTACACCTCGCCCTATCTGGTCCGCATCAACGAATGTTTTCGCCTCGGCCGCGTCGGCGGCGGCGTGCTCGTTTCCGACGACGAATTGCGCGCAGCTTTGGAAGAGGTCGAGCGCGTCAATGCCGGCGAGCCCGCCACGCTGTTCGAGCTCAAGACCGCTGCCTCCTTCCTCTTGTTCGCACAAAACCCTGCCGACGCGGTGCTGCTCGAAGTCGGCCTCGGCGGCCGGCTCGATTCGACCAACGTGGTCGATGCGCCCGCGGCCTGCGTGATCACGCCTATCAGCATGGACCACATGGATTTCCTCGGCGACACGCTGGCATCGATCGCCGCCGAGAAGGCCGCGATCATCAAGCGGGGCGTGCCCGTGGTTTGCGCCGAGCAGAGGGGAGAGGCGATGGCGGTCATCGAGGCGGAGGCCAGGCGCATGCGCGCACCGCTGCTTGCCGCCAATGAAAGCTGGCACGTCAATGTCGAGCGCGGGCGCCTGGTCTATTCCGACGACCGTGGCCTGATGGATCTCGCGGCGCCGCGCCTGTTCGGCCGCCATCAGTTCGACAATGCCGGCCTTGCCATCGCGACGTTGCGCGCAGTCCCGACCTTCAAAGTCAACCAGGCGGCGTTCGAGGCCGGCATCGTCGGTGCCGAATGGCCGGCCCGGATGCAGCGTCTCACCTCCGGCGAGCTGCTCTCCTGGGGACCGCAGGGGAGCGAGATCTGGCTCGACGGCGGCCACAATGCCGAAGGCGGCCGCGTCGCCGCCGCCGCGCTCGGCGATCTCGAAGAGCGGGTCTCGCGGCCGCTGGTCGTCATCGCAGGCATGATGGCCAACAAGGACGCGCAGGCGTTCCTCGCCAATTTCGCCGGCCTCACCCGTCACATCGTCGCGGTGCCGATACCCGACACCGAGAATGCGATGCCGGTCGATCGTCTCGCCGACGCGGTCCGCAGCCTCGGCATGCGCGTCGAGATCGCGCCCGGCATCGAGGCCGCGCTGCGCGCGCTGTCGCGGCTCGCCTACGAGGTGCCGCCGCGGATTCTGATCACGGGCTCGCTCTATCTCGCCGGGCACGTGCTCGGCCTCAACGGCACGCCTCCTGCATGA
- the trpA gene encoding tryptophan synthase subunit alpha codes for MTTRIDTRFAELKKQGRAAFVTYVMAGDPDITTSLEIVKALPKAGAEIIELGIPFTDPMADGPSIQAAGLRALKGGMTLKKTLELVRAFRKDDNATPLVLMGYYNPIYIYGVDKFLADAKSAGVDGLIVVDLPPEEDDELCIPALKAGLNFIRLATPTTDDKRLPAVLTNTSGFVYYVSIAGITGAAAADANVVGEAVARIKRHTGLPICVGFGIRTPEAARAIAEKADGSVVGTALVDALKNSLDAEGRATAKTVNAVAELTAALAQGVKAAKQAAE; via the coding sequence GTGACTACGCGTATCGACACACGTTTTGCCGAGTTGAAGAAGCAGGGCCGCGCGGCCTTCGTCACCTATGTGATGGCCGGAGATCCTGACATCACGACGTCGCTCGAGATCGTCAAGGCGCTGCCCAAGGCAGGCGCCGAAATCATCGAGCTCGGCATCCCCTTCACCGATCCGATGGCCGATGGTCCCTCGATCCAAGCCGCGGGTCTGCGCGCGCTCAAGGGCGGCATGACGTTGAAGAAGACGCTGGAGCTGGTGCGTGCGTTCCGCAAGGACGACAACGCCACGCCGCTGGTGCTGATGGGCTATTACAATCCGATCTACATTTACGGCGTCGACAAGTTTTTGGCTGACGCTAAGTCGGCCGGCGTTGACGGCCTGATTGTCGTCGATCTGCCGCCGGAGGAAGACGACGAGCTCTGCATTCCCGCGCTGAAGGCAGGCCTGAACTTCATTCGCCTGGCGACTCCGACGACCGACGACAAGCGTCTGCCGGCCGTGCTCACGAACACGTCGGGCTTTGTCTATTACGTCTCCATCGCCGGCATCACCGGTGCGGCAGCGGCGGACGCGAATGTTGTCGGCGAAGCCGTCGCGCGCATCAAGCGGCATACCGGCTTGCCGATCTGCGTTGGCTTCGGCATTCGCACCCCCGAGGCCGCGCGCGCCATCGCCGAGAAGGCCGATGGTTCGGTGGTCGGCACCGCGCTGGTCGACGCGCTCAAGAACAGCCTCGATGCCGAGGGGCGGGCCACCGCCAAAACCGTTAACGCCGTGGCCGAATTGACGGCTGCTCTGGCCCAGGGCGTCAAAGCTGCGAAACAGGCGGCCGAATAG
- a CDS encoding ATP-dependent DNA ligase encodes MEARSVDAIPRGKEWQYEPKWDGFRCLLSRERGHVDLRSKSGEDLARYFPEIVAAALKLRADRFTLDGEIVVPQAKGFSFDALLQRIHPAASRVTKLSQETPALYLVFDLLATAKQRELAGAPLSERRPALEAFAKTNLKSSLFRLSPATTSFATAQKWLAQSGGGSDGVIAKRMDLPYQAGNRDGMQKIKKFRSADCVVGGFRYATNKISGRKVVGSLLLGLYDDKGLLHHVGFTSAIKAAEKPALTDRLEALIGEPGFTGNAPGGPSRWSTERSAKWCPLEPKLVIEVCYDHFSGERFRHGTSILRWRPDKAPRQCTFEQLKQKVANPMKMLK; translated from the coding sequence ATGGAGGCTCGTTCCGTCGATGCGATCCCGCGGGGCAAGGAGTGGCAGTACGAGCCGAAATGGGACGGCTTTCGCTGCCTGCTCTCGCGCGAGCGCGGCCACGTCGATCTCCGCTCGAAGTCCGGTGAAGATCTCGCGCGCTATTTTCCTGAAATCGTCGCCGCGGCGCTGAAGCTGAGGGCGGACCGGTTCACGCTCGACGGCGAGATCGTCGTGCCGCAGGCCAAGGGCTTTTCCTTCGACGCACTGCTGCAGCGGATTCATCCGGCCGCAAGCCGTGTGACGAAACTCTCGCAGGAAACGCCGGCGCTCTATCTCGTCTTCGATCTGCTCGCGACGGCCAAGCAGCGGGAGCTTGCCGGGGCGCCGCTCAGCGAGCGCCGGCCGGCACTGGAGGCCTTTGCGAAGACCAATCTGAAGAGCAGCCTGTTTCGCCTCTCGCCTGCGACGACAAGCTTCGCCACGGCCCAGAAATGGCTGGCGCAATCCGGCGGCGGCTCGGACGGCGTGATCGCCAAGCGCATGGACCTGCCCTATCAGGCGGGAAATCGCGACGGCATGCAGAAAATCAAGAAGTTTCGCAGCGCCGATTGCGTGGTCGGCGGCTTCCGCTATGCGACCAACAAGATCTCGGGGAGGAAGGTGGTCGGCTCACTGCTGCTCGGACTCTACGACGACAAGGGCCTGCTGCACCATGTCGGCTTCACCTCCGCGATCAAGGCGGCTGAAAAGCCTGCCCTGACCGACCGGCTGGAAGCGCTGATCGGCGAACCCGGCTTCACCGGCAATGCGCCGGGCGGGCCGAGCCGCTGGTCGACGGAACGTTCGGCGAAGTGGTGCCCGCTCGAGCCGAAGCTCGTCATCGAGGTCTGCTACGACCATTTCAGCGGCGAACGTTTCCGCCACGGCACCTCGATCCTGCGCTGGCGTCCGGACAAGGCGCCGCGACAGTGCACGTTCGAGCAATTGAAGCAGAAGGTGGCGAACCCGATGAAGATGTTGAAGTGA